In Leptolyngbya sp. NIES-2104, the genomic window TACTGTGGGCGCTGATTGGGCTGATGTTAACGATCGGGGGAACGTTGTTACGGGCTTCGATAGCGGGTGTGTCTTGGAATTCGCCATCGGTTCCCCTCTATTTTCTCGGTGTGAGTTACCAGATTGGGGCGGTGTTGCTGATTGGGTGCTTGGGTGGAAAGAATGCGGCTGTGATGTCACAGATCGCTTATCTGGCGTTGGGACTGGCAGGGTTTCCGGTGTTTTCTCAGGGTGGCGGAATTCAGTATTTGAGCGCACCGAGTTTTGGGTATTTGCTGGGATTTGTTCCGGGGGCTTGGGTGTGTGGACTTTTGGCATTTAAAGCGCCGCCTCGATTGGAATCATTGGCGTTTAGCGGATTCTGTGGCTTGATTGTGATTCATGCGATCGGCATTCTTTACTTAATCCTCGGCTCGATGTTGCAGTGGATCAAATTAGAAGGATCTCTTTGGCAGGCATTTCTCACGTATTCGATCAATTTATTGCCGGGACAATTGGCGGTCACTTGTGCGATCGCAGTTCTCGCTTTCCTACTACGGCGCATGATGTTTTACTAAGCGCGTCGATTTTCTGTGAGAATTGGGATCTTACTCTCGCCATCACATCATGCTGAAAAATCGCTTTTTCTGGATTGCCGCGATCGTGGGACTGATTCTCGATCGCGTGACCAAGCTAATCGTGGTGAAAACGATGGCGTTGACGATTCCGCCTCAAGAAATTCGCGTGATTCCCGGCGTGTTGCACTGGGTTTATGTCGTGAATGACGGAGCGGCGTTTGGGATTTTGTCGGGCAGTCCGGTGCTGAGATGGTTATCGCTGATTGCAAGTGTGGCGCTGATGGCTTGGGCGTGGTTTGGACGACGCATGGCGCGATGGGAACAGTGGGGCTATGGACTGATTTTGAGCGGGGCACTGGGGAATGGAATCGATCGCTTCGTTTTGGGGCATGTGGTCGATTTTATTAAAGTTCCGTTCGTTTACGTGCCTTATCCGAATCCGTTTCCGCGCTTTGTGTGGATTCAGTTTCCGATTTTTAACTTAGCCGACATCTTTATCAATCTCGGTATTATTTGCTTATTGATTGGAATTTATCGCACCCCTGATCCACAAAAAAATCCTAACTAAATCCGTAATATCCACAGGGATCTAATAAACTTTCCGTGAATTCTTCCCGGTTGACGAAGCGAACTCGGAGAAAACAGAGTAGTTGTCAGTAATCACAATGAATCTCGCGATCGCGATTGCCCGGTTGGAATTGACAACTTAGGGTATGCTGATTCGCGAGATCAAACGCCACCTCGCGCCAGGTTGAACCCAGCATGACGACTAATCGATTTCTCAAACAAGCTATGCGCGTTTCGCGATCGTACTCGCTGCGCGTTTCGCGATCGTATTCGCGTCATCTTCCGCATCGAGCCGGTCACTGGTTTAAGTGGCTTTCTCCGGGTCTGCTGGTGAAACGCTGGATGTTTATCAGCGTGAGCGGAGTCCTGATGGTGCTTTTGGGGATCGCAATCTGGAGCCGATTGACTCCAGTGTTCTACATCATGCAGTTTTCTGGCGATTTGCTGGAACTCATGACGCGATTGATTCCAAATTACATCAGCGGTCCTTTGGTGCTGATTGCGGGGTTGCTGCTCGTGTTCTGGGGGCAAAAACGCACATTTGGATCGATTACCGAAGTGCTGATGAGCGATCGAGATGAAGAACTGGTCGATGTGCTGCTCAGTCATCGGAAGCTAAATCGCGGTGCCAAAATTGTAACGATCGGCGGCGGAACGGGATTATCAACGCTGTTGCGGGGATTAAAGACGTTTAGCGCGAATATTACCGCGATCGTGACAGTTGCGGATGATGGTGGTTCATCGGGACGATTGCGGCGTGAAATTGGCGTGTTGCCTCCCGGAGATATTCGCAATTGTATCGCGGCTCTAGCAGACGAGGAAAAGCTATTAACCGAACTGTTTCAATACCGATTCAAAGCGGGTGATGGACTGGTTGGGCACAGTTTCGGAAATTTGTTTCTCACGGTGCTAAGTGACATTACTGGCGATTTTGAACGAGCGATCGCAGCGAGTTCTAAAGTGTTAGCAATTCGCGGTCAAGTCTTACCTGCAACACTCAGCGATGTGAAACTCTGGGCGGAACTCGCAGACGGGCGATACATCGAAGGCGAATCGAATATTACCGAGGCGCGAGGGAAGATCGTCAAAATGGGCTGTAAGCCTGCAAATCCGCCTGCATTGCCGAAAGCGCTAGATGCGATCGAGGAAGCTGATTACATTGTGATTGGACCCGGAAGCTTATACACGAGCGTCATTCCGAATTTATTAGTGCCAGAAATTGCGGATGCGATCGCGGCTCGACAAGTCCCCTGCATTTACGTGTGCAATATCATGACGCAACCGGGAGAAACCGACGGGTATTCGGTGGCGGATCATATTCGGGCTATCGATCGAGCGTGTGGACGGCGCTTGTTTGATTCGGTATTGGTGCAAAAAACGTCTCCTTCTGCCAAAGCGCTCTTGCGGTATGCTCAGGAACAATCTCACCCAGTCGATTTGGATGCGGATGCGGTGGCACAATTGGAACGGCAGGTGATTCGCGCCAACATCATGATCGAGGATGCGGAAACGGGCTATGTGCGCCATGATTCGCGGAAATTGGCGCGGGTGATTTTCCGCTGGTACGAACGAGCGCGACAATGAGCTTGAATAGAATAGGATTGTGAATTAAGGGCAAAACCCATGACGTTTCACCTCGAACTGCCGTCAGACCTAGAGCATGAACTTTGTGAAGAAGCCTCTCGATTGAACTTGCCCCTGAATGAGTACATTCTGCGGGTTCTGAGCACAAGACCAGACTCGGAAAGTTTGCCGAAATCAGGGGCAGAACTGGTGCAATATTGGCAGCAGGCAGGCGTGATTGCTTCGCGTCCAGAGATTAACGATAGTCAATTTTATGCCCGAAAGCTTAGACAGCAAGCAGAGACACGAGAGCGGTAAAAGATGTATTTGGTCGATACGGATATTTTGATTGATATTCAACGAGGGCATCAACCCGCGATCGATTGGTTTAAGCAGTTACAAGAACTTCCTAGCATTCCTGGTTACGTGGTGATGGAACTGATTCAGGATGCTCAAAATATGCAGCGAGTTCGGAGCGTCCTAAAACTGGTAGCTCCTTTGTCGATCGTGTGGGCGACTGAAATGGATTGCGCTCGTGTTTTATCAGACTTCACGACTTATCACTTGTCGAACGGGTTAGGGCTACTTGATGCGCTGATTGCCGCTTGTGCTGTCGGTCGAGATGCTAAACTCTGCACATTTAATCTCAAGCATTATCAAGTGATTCCAGGTTTGGTCACAGAGCAACCTTATTCACGTTAGCCTATGACAACGATCGACTTAAAATCCGCCAACGATACGCGATCGCTCGGTCGCCAATTCGGTCAACAGTTACCCGCCGGAACTGTCCTATTACTCTACGGCGATTTGGGCAGCGGTAAAACTTCATTCGTTCAGGCGTTAGGGGAAGGCTTGGGAATTAAAGACTCGATCGAAAGCCCCACATTCACCCTAATTAACGAATATCTCACCGGACGAGTGCCGCTCTATCACTTCGATTTGTACCGATTAGAACCGCAGCAAACCGCAACGCTTTACCCAGAAATTTACTGGGAAGGAATCGAAGTTGAACCGGGAATTTGTGCGATCGAATGGGCGGAACGATTGGCATACAAACCGGATTCTTACCTCGAAATTTCACTTAGCTATCAAGACACCGGACGAAAGGCAGAAATTCGCTCGATCGGGTCTGCGAGGATTCCGAATTTAGAGATCCACACCTAGAATGAAGAGAGTTGCCCAATCGAAGCGCTCGTCTTATGTCTCACACTCCTGCAAAAATTTGTATTCTCGGTGGTGGTTTTGGAGGTCTCTACACTGCACTCCGATTACACAATCTGCCTTGGACAAAGACCGAGAAACCAGAAATTACGCTCGTGGATTCCCGCGATCGCTTTGTCTTTTCCCCTTTACTCTACGAATTGGTCACAGGCGAACTGCAATCCTGGGAAGTCGCGCCACCATACGAAGAGCTACTCGAAGGCACGTCGATTCGATTCCGTCAGTCGGCGGTGACGGAAATCAATCTCGAAACGAAACAGGTGCGGATCGAAGATGGCGGACTGCTCGATTACGATCGCTTAGTGCTCGCAATGGGCGGCGAAACTCCGATGGACATGGTTCCGGGTGCGGCAGAATTCGCGATTCCATTTAGAACAATTCAAGATGCCTATCGATTAGAAGATCGCCTGAGACAGTTAGAAAATTCAGATGCTGATAAAATTCGGATTGCGATCGTCGGTGCTGGGTATAGCGGTGTTGAACTTGCTTGCAAATTGGCAGATAAATTAGGCAATCGCGGACGAATTCGATTGATCGAACTGTCGGATCAAATTCTGCGATCGTCTTCTCCCCATAATCGAGAAGCAGCCACGAAAGCCCTCGAAGCTCGTGGAATCTGGACGGATTTAGAAACATCCGTCGAGGAAATCACCGCTGATAGTATTTCGCTGCTTTACAAAGGCGTGGTAGATACGATTCCGGTTGATTTAGTCCTTTGGACGATCGGCACTCGCATCCATGAAGTCGTGAAGAATCTGCCCCTCAAACAGAATCCACGCGGTCAAATTATCGTAACCCCAACTCTGCAAGTGGTGGATCATCCTGAGATTTTCGCGATCGGGGATTTAGCCGACTGCAAAGATGCCGACAATCAGCAAGTTCCATCGACCGCACAAGCCGCATTCCAGCAAGCCGATTACACCGGATGGAATCTTTGGGCATCGCTGAGCGATCGACCCCTCTTGCCCTTCCGCTATCAATATCTTGGCGAAATGATGACATTGGGCATCAATGAAGCCACCTTGACCGGATTGGGCATTCAATTAGAGGGAACTGCTGCCCATCTGGTTCGCCGTTTAGCCTACCTGAATCGAATGCCGACCTTGAGACACCAATTACGAGTGGGATTTAACTGGATTACTCGCCCGATCGTTACCGCATTAACTCAAAACCAGGAATAATAATCGGTGTGTATTCCTTGTTGAGTTTGAGATTGTAAAGTCATGAAGCGTCCCCATGTCGTATTTTTTGATGCGGTTGGTACATTGTTTGGGGTGCGAGGTAGTGTGGGTCAAGTTTATCGGGAGATTGCCCAACAGCACGGCGTGGAAGTCGATGCAGGAGTAATCGATCGAGCCTTTTACGAAGCCTTCAAAGCCTCGCCGCCCTGTACGTTTCCGGGTGTTGATGTGTTAGAAATTCCCCAGCTTGAACAGCAGTGGTGGAATACGATCGCGCAACAAACCTTCGATCGGGCTGAGGTTCTCGACAAGTTCGAGGATTTTTCCAGCTTTTTCTCGGATTTGTATTTCCACTTTGAAACCGCTAAGCCCTGGATGATTTATCCAGACACGTTGCCAACCCTGCAAAAACTCAGAAGTCTCAATATTCCGCTCGGCATTCTCTCGAATTTCGATTCGCGATTGTACAAAGTGCTCAGAGCGTTAGATTTGGCGGATTATTTCGATTCAGTCACGATTTCGACTGAGGCGGGAGTGGCGAAACCTGATCCGAAAATTTTCTCGATCGCGCTTGCGAAACATCAATGTGATCCTGAAAATGCGTGGCACATTGGCGATAGTTTGCAGGAAGATTACGAGGCGGCGAATGCAGCGGGATTAAGGGGGGTTTTGCTTGATCGATAAACGGATTTCGATCGTGTGGGCACGATTTGGAAAAGTCCAATACGATTAATTCTGCGTTTACCCGACGACGTAGAGACGCGAACACCAAAGGTGCAGCGAAGCTCCTAATCGCGTCTCTACCCGGATTTCGGGGATTACCCCACCGATTTCGCACATTATTCCGCCGGTTTTGATCCCGTCATCCCCATAATTTCGTAACCCGCATCCACGTAAATCACCTGTCCCGTAATCCCGCTCGACAAATCACTGCACAAAAATGCCGCCGCATTCCCGACCTCAATCTGCGTCACGGTCCGACGCAACGGCGCAACTTCTTCGACGTGGTGAATCATATCGAGAATGCCACCCACCGCAGACGAAGCCAACGTCCGAATTGGACCCGCTGAAATTGCATTCACTCGAACATTGTTTTGACCGAGTTCCGAAGCAAGATAGCGCACATTCATTTCCAAAGCTGCTTTCGCGATTCCCATCACGTTGTAGTTCGGAATCACTTTCACGCCACCTAAATACGTCAAAGTCACGATACTACCGCCCTCAGTCATCAACGGTTTCGCGGCTCCTGCCAACTGAATCAGCGAATACGCACTAATATCCAGTGCAGTTTCAAAGCCCTTCCGAGACGTTTTAGAAAAATCACCCGATAAATCGTCTTTATTCGCAAACGCCAAACAGTGAATCAAAATATCAATCTTGCCCCACTTGTCCCGCACTGTATTAAATGCGTCCTCAATCTGAGCATCATCTTGCACATTCAGCGGCAGAAACAAGCTCGGATTCAACGGCTCCGTGAGTTCTGCGACTTTCTTTTCTGCTTTGCCTTTCTCGTCGGGTAGATACGTAATGCCAATATTTGCGCCTGCTTTGTGGAGCTGTTGAGCGATGCCCCATGCGATCGATCGATTGTTCGCGATTCCCGTTACAAGTGCATTTTTTCCAGTCAGGTCTAGCATGGTTCTTCTACCGTGGTAAGCATTTATGAGGATAGCAGCAAAGGGATCGCCCCAAACGAAAACTCCGACCTCATCAGAGAAGCCGGAGTTCTGATTCTTTAGTAGTCTAAATTAGCTTGCGCTACCACCGACACCCGATCCAATGGTGCGATCGTCAGGCTGACCTTTGCGATGCCAGCTTCCATCTTGACTCCGGGCAAATCCTTGCTTGATGCTATTCCATGCCACTTTGATTGCAGCTTCACGGCTCAAACCATCTTTCTGAGAATTCTTAAATGCAGTCAAGAACACCTGATCCGAGCCGTCTAAAAGCTGATCGGTCACTTCAGCAGGCAGTTTTTCATTCTGTTCGTCAACATCATCCCGCTTGTCTGCAATTTGATCGGGAGTCGATTTTGAGGTAGATAAGTTTGCTTGCTGTTCAGGAGTCTGAACAGCATTAACGGCTTCAAGCTGGTTATCTTCAGCGCTGATTTGAGGATTTGATTGGGTTCTTTCGCTTCCGGTTGGCATAATGAATAACTCCTAGAATATTAAATCTGGAATCATCCTATGGGGATCAGCTTGCTCACACATCTTTCAAAAGAAGGTTTGTCTTAGCAAGGATCTCTATCCGGATGGGGAGTTGATTTCTACGGATTGCAGTAGGGACAGTACATTGGATCAGCTTTCTGTTCAGAAATTTTCTCTTGTGCAAACCCGCACTTTGAACAGCGATCGACAGACACTAAAATCAAATCCGTCGGACTCCCACACCAGCTACAGGGCAATCCCCGTTTCACTTCTGCTACGGTAAATCCAGGCGTTCCACACTCCGGACAGCAGTGTTTCAACTTCTTTATTAAATCTAGAGTAGCTTTCGCGATCGCTTTCATTCGCGTTGGATTGTTCATCGCTCTCATATCCGTTTCGAGGTGAACTTTTCCACTCGAAACCGCTGCTTTTAACTGATCAAAATCTCCAATTCCTTTCAAAATCTTTTCTTGATCAATCACTACTAATTTGTGCTCTGGAAATCCTATTTTCATTGCAAATTGATAAGCCTCATCGTAATTAGAAACAGTGCGATGATTGAAATTTGTTTCGGTTGAAATCGATTCTCCAACAATTTCTAAATCATTCAATGTATCAATTAAGATCACGATTTCGCGATTACAAGGCAGCATCGGAAACGAAGGATGCGGGGCGAAACTGCCTTCAGACGCGATCGCTAAATCTCCCCCGACCCGTTCAAGTGCCGCGAATGCCTTTTTTCTTGCAGCCTCTAATTGATCACCCGATCGAGCGATTTCTCGTGTAAATGTGCCAAAGCGATCGGTATTGAAATCTGTTGGAACTTGAACTTTCAAACCGAATTCCGATTCGAGAATGGGCGCGATCGCTTCCTCCTTGCGGTGCATTGTTGCCAGTACAGCAACTCGATCGTTGAACATCATCAAAACGCTCCTGACAGTCCATTCTCATTTTGCGGTCAAATCGCATCACAGAACTTCAGAATCACAGATCCGGTTCATCGCAAATTGGGTTATGATGATGCTTCTGAATACTTAATGCGTCTAAATAGATCGTTGCGAATGAAAAACGCCAGCGATCGGAAGGTGTCGGCTGCACATTAAAGTTGTGTGCGTTGCATCGAAAGGAGGCAAATTTTAACGGAGACAACTGGGAAACGTTTAGCATGGTCAATCAGAACACTTTGGACGTTGGTTTTACCCACGAGGATTTCGCGGCTCTGCTGGATAAGTACGACTATCACTTCAGTCCAGGAGATGTCGTCGCCGGAACCGTGTTTAGCTTAGAGCCAAGAGGCGCATTGATTGACATCGGTGCGAAAACGGCGGCATATATTCCGATTCAGGAAATGTCGATCAATCGCATTGATGCCCCAGAAGAGGTGCTGCAATCAAACGAAACACGCGAATTTTTCATCCTGGCGGATGAGAATGAAGATGGGCAGTTGACCCTCTCGATTCGCCGCATTGAATATATGCGGGCATGGGAACGGGTTCGCCAACTCCAGGCGGAAGATGCCACGGTACGATCGCTCGTGTTTGCGACAAATCGTGGTGGTGCGCTGGTTCGGATTGAGGGCTTACGTGGATTTATTCCCGGTTCTCACATCAGCACTCGTAAACCCAAAGAAGAATTAGTCGGTGAAGAGTTGCCTTTGAAGTTCCTAGAAGTGGACGAAGAGCGTAACCGTCTCGTTCTCAGCCATCGTCGGGCAC contains:
- the tsaE gene encoding tRNA (adenosine(37)-N6)-threonylcarbamoyltransferase complex ATPase subunit type 1 TsaE, with amino-acid sequence MTTIDLKSANDTRSLGRQFGQQLPAGTVLLLYGDLGSGKTSFVQALGEGLGIKDSIESPTFTLINEYLTGRVPLYHFDLYRLEPQQTATLYPEIYWEGIEVEPGICAIEWAERLAYKPDSYLEISLSYQDTGRKAEIRSIGSARIPNLEIHT
- the fabI gene encoding enoyl-ACP reductase FabI, with protein sequence MLDLTGKNALVTGIANNRSIAWGIAQQLHKAGANIGITYLPDEKGKAEKKVAELTEPLNPSLFLPLNVQDDAQIEDAFNTVRDKWGKIDILIHCLAFANKDDLSGDFSKTSRKGFETALDISAYSLIQLAGAAKPLMTEGGSIVTLTYLGGVKVIPNYNVMGIAKAALEMNVRYLASELGQNNVRVNAISAGPIRTLASSAVGGILDMIHHVEEVAPLRRTVTQIEVGNAAAFLCSDLSSGITGQVIYVDAGYEIMGMTGSKPAE
- a CDS encoding zinc ribbon domain-containing protein; the encoded protein is MMFNDRVAVLATMHRKEEAIAPILESEFGLKVQVPTDFNTDRFGTFTREIARSGDQLEAARKKAFAALERVGGDLAIASEGSFAPHPSFPMLPCNREIVILIDTLNDLEIVGESISTETNFNHRTVSNYDEAYQFAMKIGFPEHKLVVIDQEKILKGIGDFDQLKAAVSSGKVHLETDMRAMNNPTRMKAIAKATLDLIKKLKHCCPECGTPGFTVAEVKRGLPCSWCGSPTDLILVSVDRCSKCGFAQEKISEQKADPMYCPYCNP
- a CDS encoding HAD family hydrolase, which gives rise to MKRPHVVFFDAVGTLFGVRGSVGQVYREIAQQHGVEVDAGVIDRAFYEAFKASPPCTFPGVDVLEIPQLEQQWWNTIAQQTFDRAEVLDKFEDFSSFFSDLYFHFETAKPWMIYPDTLPTLQKLRSLNIPLGILSNFDSRLYKVLRALDLADYFDSVTISTEAGVAKPDPKIFSIALAKHQCDPENAWHIGDSLQEDYEAANAAGLRGVLLDR
- a CDS encoding PIN domain-containing protein, which produces MYLVDTDILIDIQRGHQPAIDWFKQLQELPSIPGYVVMELIQDAQNMQRVRSVLKLVAPLSIVWATEMDCARVLSDFTTYHLSNGLGLLDALIAACAVGRDAKLCTFNLKHYQVIPGLVTEQPYSR
- a CDS encoding 30S ribosomal protein S1; protein product: MVNQNTLDVGFTHEDFAALLDKYDYHFSPGDVVAGTVFSLEPRGALIDIGAKTAAYIPIQEMSINRIDAPEEVLQSNETREFFILADENEDGQLTLSIRRIEYMRAWERVRQLQAEDATVRSLVFATNRGGALVRIEGLRGFIPGSHISTRKPKEELVGEELPLKFLEVDEERNRLVLSHRRALVERKMNRLEVGEVVIGTVRGIKPYGAFIDIGGVSGLLHISEISHDHIDTPHSVFNVNDEVKVMIIDLDAERGRISLSTKQLEPEPGDMVKNPQVVYDKAEEMAAKYRENMKQQAQGAAIPAIEIPVAVEDAPVATEEVEAIPEAIPEAIEAE
- a CDS encoding NAD(P)/FAD-dependent oxidoreductase; translated protein: MSHTPAKICILGGGFGGLYTALRLHNLPWTKTEKPEITLVDSRDRFVFSPLLYELVTGELQSWEVAPPYEELLEGTSIRFRQSAVTEINLETKQVRIEDGGLLDYDRLVLAMGGETPMDMVPGAAEFAIPFRTIQDAYRLEDRLRQLENSDADKIRIAIVGAGYSGVELACKLADKLGNRGRIRLIELSDQILRSSSPHNREAATKALEARGIWTDLETSVEEITADSISLLYKGVVDTIPVDLVLWTIGTRIHEVVKNLPLKQNPRGQIIVTPTLQVVDHPEIFAIGDLADCKDADNQQVPSTAQAAFQQADYTGWNLWASLSDRPLLPFRYQYLGEMMTLGINEATLTGLGIQLEGTAAHLVRRLAYLNRMPTLRHQLRVGFNWITRPIVTALTQNQE
- a CDS encoding ChaB family protein; the protein is MPTGSERTQSNPQISAEDNQLEAVNAVQTPEQQANLSTSKSTPDQIADKRDDVDEQNEKLPAEVTDQLLDGSDQVFLTAFKNSQKDGLSREAAIKVAWNSIKQGFARSQDGSWHRKGQPDDRTIGSGVGGSAS
- a CDS encoding biotin transporter BioY; this translates as MTRTPLRRSPARSRRFRITLTDLLWALIGLMLTIGGTLLRASIAGVSWNSPSVPLYFLGVSYQIGAVLLIGCLGGKNAAVMSQIAYLALGLAGFPVFSQGGGIQYLSAPSFGYLLGFVPGAWVCGLLAFKAPPRLESLAFSGFCGLIVIHAIGILYLILGSMLQWIKLEGSLWQAFLTYSINLLPGQLAVTCAIAVLAFLLRRMMFY
- the lspA gene encoding signal peptidase II, with translation MLKNRFFWIAAIVGLILDRVTKLIVVKTMALTIPPQEIRVIPGVLHWVYVVNDGAAFGILSGSPVLRWLSLIASVALMAWAWFGRRMARWEQWGYGLILSGALGNGIDRFVLGHVVDFIKVPFVYVPYPNPFPRFVWIQFPIFNLADIFINLGIICLLIGIYRTPDPQKNPN
- the yvcK gene encoding gluconeogenesis factor YvcK family protein; amino-acid sequence: MTTNRFLKQAMRVSRSYSLRVSRSYSRHLPHRAGHWFKWLSPGLLVKRWMFISVSGVLMVLLGIAIWSRLTPVFYIMQFSGDLLELMTRLIPNYISGPLVLIAGLLLVFWGQKRTFGSITEVLMSDRDEELVDVLLSHRKLNRGAKIVTIGGGTGLSTLLRGLKTFSANITAIVTVADDGGSSGRLRREIGVLPPGDIRNCIAALADEEKLLTELFQYRFKAGDGLVGHSFGNLFLTVLSDITGDFERAIAASSKVLAIRGQVLPATLSDVKLWAELADGRYIEGESNITEARGKIVKMGCKPANPPALPKALDAIEEADYIVIGPGSLYTSVIPNLLVPEIADAIAARQVPCIYVCNIMTQPGETDGYSVADHIRAIDRACGRRLFDSVLVQKTSPSAKALLRYAQEQSHPVDLDADAVAQLERQVIRANIMIEDAETGYVRHDSRKLARVIFRWYERARQ